A window of Candidatus Purcelliella pentastirinorum contains these coding sequences:
- the tmk gene encoding dTMP kinase: MKGKFIVIEGLEGSGKTTAIKYIINILKKNGILKLKKTREPGSTLLNENLRKLIKHSIKNEIINKNTELLILYAARIQLVETIIKPNLNKGTWIIGDRHNMSSIAYQTGGRKIDKKITKTLTNLFLKDFKPDLTIYLDVIPEIGLNRIKNRKKKDRIEKESLNFFYRTRKCYLKIIKKQKNLIFINANNKIKHVQKKIKLIIKNWIKKNNS, from the coding sequence ATGAAAGGAAAATTTATAGTTATTGAAGGATTAGAAGGCTCAGGTAAAACAACTGCAATTAAATATATAATAAACATATTAAAAAAAAATGGAATTTTAAAATTAAAAAAAACAAGAGAACCTGGTAGTACATTACTAAATGAAAATTTGAGAAAATTAATTAAACACAGTATAAAAAATGAAATAATTAATAAAAACACTGAATTGTTAATATTATATGCTGCTAGAATACAATTAGTAGAAACAATAATAAAACCAAATTTAAATAAGGGTACATGGATTATAGGTGATAGACATAATATGTCATCAATTGCATATCAAACAGGTGGAAGAAAAATTGATAAAAAAATAACAAAAACATTAACAAACCTATTCTTAAAAGATTTTAAACCAGATTTAACAATTTACTTAGATGTTATACCAGAAATCGGATTAAATAGAATTAAAAATAGAAAAAAAAAAGATAGAATAGAAAAAGAATCCTTAAATTTTTTTTATAGAACTAGAAAATGTTATTTAAAAATAATAAAAAAACAGAAAAACTTAATATTTATAAATGCAAACAATAAAATAAAACATGTACAAAAAAAAATAAAATTAATTATAAAAAATTGGATTAAAAAAAATAATTCATGA
- a CDS encoding DNA polymerase III subunit delta' C-terminal domain-containing protein, with translation MKNYPWLKNTYSNIINYYKSKYKKNTILISSTIDLGINILSYNIGKWILCSNKKKINYCNQCINCILMQQKNNPNYYKITTNNKNKKINKKEINTIFNNIYNLIENNYKKIVFIEEIEYFKKYINNTFIDNLIKPQKNTYFILNTNNLINIKKQINNKITIWKIINPNKKICIDWIQKKTKIKKKKCSIALKLSEKSPLKALNILNKKYWKNRKKLEIKLIEILNKENKLDLLTNLNNLENIEIIKWICAILMDAIKWKYKAYDIIINNDQYTLIKTLSKNLSIFSIYKSIKIWIKYINLFEINTVNKKSTLITSILNWENFLLKNKKINKCINN, from the coding sequence ATGAAAAATTATCCATGGCTGAAAAATACATACAGTAATATTATAAATTATTATAAATCAAAATATAAAAAAAACACTATTCTTATTTCATCAACAATAGATTTAGGAATAAACATATTATCCTATAATATAGGTAAATGGATTCTGTGTTCAAACAAAAAAAAAATAAATTATTGTAATCAATGTATTAATTGTATATTAATGCAACAAAAAAATAATCCAAATTACTATAAAATAACAACAAATAACAAAAATAAAAAAATTAACAAAAAAGAAATAAATACTATATTTAATAATATATATAATTTAATTGAAAATAATTATAAAAAAATTGTATTCATAGAAGAAATAGAATATTTTAAAAAATATATAAATAATACCTTCATTGACAATTTAATAAAACCTCAAAAAAATACTTATTTTATACTAAACACAAATAATTTAATAAATATAAAAAAACAAATAAATAATAAAATTACAATATGGAAAATAATAAATCCAAATAAAAAAATATGTATAGATTGGATACAAAAAAAAACAAAAATAAAAAAAAAAAAATGTTCAATAGCATTAAAATTATCTGAAAAATCACCATTAAAAGCATTAAATATATTAAATAAAAAATATTGGAAAAACAGAAAAAAATTAGAAATAAAATTAATAGAAATATTAAATAAGGAAAATAAATTAGACTTACTAACTAATTTAAATAATTTAGAAAATATTGAAATCATAAAATGGATATGTGCTATACTTATGGATGCAATAAAATGGAAATACAAAGCATATGATATAATAATTAATAATGATCAATATACATTAATAAAAACTTTATCTAAAAATCTATCGATTTTTTCAATATATAAAAGTATAAAAATTTGGATAAAATATATAAATTTATTTGAAATAAATACTGTAAATAAAAAATCAACATTAATAACATCCATACTAAATTGGGAAAATTTTTTATTAAAAAATAAAAAAATTAATAAATGTATAAATAATTAA